Proteins encoded by one window of Streptomyces sp. NBC_01477:
- a CDS encoding ATP-binding protein, which translates to MSDTISDTCPTTFGFRVEAEQKAVPQARRKIVALVRDWDVPLPDDALGDLELLSAELITNAVRHTDSSCAVAVRWTGVRVRVEVTDVNPARPHRRHGSLEAEGGRGLLLVESLATTWGSTPDPAGKTVWFELGPSDGTPPPWSTPGKWAITTDSGAAASGYLPAWAEDDPTEANVPMDQLPERLAGINHRNFFEGPMLPLTAPDVWEGVEEDVVFEGSIDCNPYDPDPGLRVPAVNLQVCVGRWILGLDPLGVAEIAAKLRAHADFLDAKVRPALIAAREDWAAHQPSAQQRSPTAGLGDRT; encoded by the coding sequence ATGTCCGACACCATCTCGGATACCTGCCCCACTACTTTCGGTTTCCGCGTTGAGGCCGAGCAAAAGGCCGTGCCCCAAGCCCGTCGCAAGATCGTCGCCTTGGTGCGGGACTGGGATGTGCCGCTGCCGGACGACGCCCTGGGCGACCTGGAGTTGCTTTCCGCCGAGCTGATCACGAATGCCGTCCGGCACACCGATTCCTCCTGCGCGGTGGCCGTGCGCTGGACAGGCGTACGGGTCCGCGTCGAGGTCACCGACGTGAATCCTGCCCGCCCGCACCGGCGCCACGGCTCGCTGGAAGCGGAGGGCGGGCGCGGCCTGCTCCTGGTCGAGTCCCTGGCCACCACCTGGGGAAGCACTCCCGACCCGGCCGGGAAGACCGTCTGGTTCGAACTCGGGCCGTCCGACGGAACGCCTCCTCCCTGGAGCACCCCGGGCAAGTGGGCAATCACCACCGACAGCGGCGCGGCGGCGTCCGGCTACCTCCCCGCCTGGGCAGAGGACGACCCGACCGAGGCCAATGTGCCCATGGACCAGCTGCCGGAACGGCTGGCCGGCATCAACCACCGGAACTTCTTCGAAGGCCCGATGCTGCCCCTCACCGCCCCGGACGTATGGGAAGGGGTCGAGGAGGACGTGGTCTTCGAGGGCAGCATCGACTGCAACCCCTACGACCCCGACCCCGGCCTCCGCGTGCCGGCCGTCAACCTCCAGGTCTGCGTAGGGCGCTGGATTCTCGGCCTTGACCCGCTGGGAGTCGCTGAGATCGCCGCGAAACTCCGCGCCCACGCCGACTTCCTCGACGCGAAGGTCCGCCCCGCGCTCATCGCCGCCCGCGAGGACTGGGCCGCCCACCAGCCGTCTGCCCAGCAACGCTCGCCAACCGCGGGCCTGGGAGACCGCACCTAA
- a CDS encoding class I SAM-dependent methyltransferase has translation MPAQHDIVAETELWDTYARTAFKDEAEPVFRWTQYAGHGPGPELLGDPGSVLEIGCGTGRALAHLAQNGVKATGVDLSPVMVEKIAERWAPSGAQFHCAEVLDYLRSTAETYDAVYSIFGAAWFTDPSKLFPLVRRQLNPGGTFVFSQPPAIPGAYGPQGMYKGGFAGKAMFTYRYSYRPPVWERLLTRAGFATAEARVLDAPEPDHIGTLLVRAEA, from the coding sequence ATGCCTGCGCAACACGACATCGTCGCCGAGACCGAACTGTGGGACACCTACGCCCGCACCGCCTTCAAGGACGAAGCCGAGCCGGTCTTCCGCTGGACGCAGTACGCCGGCCACGGCCCCGGCCCTGAGCTCCTGGGCGACCCGGGCAGTGTCCTGGAGATCGGCTGCGGCACCGGGCGCGCGCTCGCCCACCTGGCGCAGAACGGCGTGAAGGCCACAGGCGTGGACCTGTCTCCTGTGATGGTCGAGAAGATCGCTGAGCGCTGGGCGCCGTCAGGAGCGCAGTTCCACTGCGCCGAAGTGCTGGACTACCTCCGCTCCACCGCCGAGACCTACGACGCGGTGTACTCGATCTTCGGCGCGGCCTGGTTCACGGACCCGTCGAAGCTCTTCCCGCTCGTCCGCCGCCAACTCAATCCCGGCGGGACCTTCGTCTTCTCCCAGCCACCCGCGATCCCGGGCGCCTATGGCCCACAGGGCATGTACAAGGGTGGCTTCGCGGGGAAGGCCATGTTCACCTACCGCTACAGCTACCGCCCGCCCGTATGGGAACGCCTGCTCACCCGCGCGGGCTTCGCCACCGCCGAGGCCCGCGTCCTGGACGCCCCCGAGCCTGACCACATTGGCACGCTCCTGGTCCGCGCCGAGGCCTGA
- a CDS encoding DEAD/DEAH box helicase: MTDTPFTPRPYQAAAVQAVRDGWTAEKNRLAVVLPTGAGKTVVFANLIAAHDEDEALPGRVLVIAHREELIQQAAEKIRAVVPGRTVGIVKAERDEHYADVIVASIQTLASERRRRRIDNIGMVIVDECHHAAAQTYRDVLEHFGAWRGVPTAGFTATLARGDGGLGDVWSEVVYQLDILDLIEAGHLVDVRGKRVVVQGLDLDRVKTSAGDLVGGQLGQALEDSNAAAVVAQAYREHAADRPGVIFTPTVSSAQVMAEVMTEAGIPTGVVWGEMPREDRRATLARYAAGHLQAVANCMVLTEGFDAPHTSCAVIARPTKSPGLYVQMAGRALRLSPETGKRDALILDVVGASTRHKLASLVDLSSEAVSEVREGQSLRAAAEMARAVTPTVLPVLRVEDIDVFGGSRVRWLRTYKGTWFIPAGELLLYLIPDHAASGYRLRKWSDGRHLTPSRDIAFDLADAMHWMEEHARRVVSSALLARAASWRSGRPTERQLKFCRFHRIPVPPGSTAGDVSDLQDVHRASARLDTTLVGAA; the protein is encoded by the coding sequence GTGACCGACACCCCCTTCACCCCACGGCCGTACCAAGCCGCCGCCGTACAGGCGGTGCGCGACGGATGGACCGCCGAGAAGAACCGATTGGCCGTCGTCCTGCCCACCGGCGCCGGAAAGACCGTCGTCTTCGCCAACCTGATCGCCGCACACGACGAGGACGAGGCGCTGCCCGGCCGCGTCCTCGTCATCGCCCACCGAGAGGAACTGATCCAGCAAGCCGCCGAGAAGATCCGCGCTGTCGTTCCTGGCCGAACCGTCGGCATCGTCAAGGCCGAGCGCGACGAGCACTACGCCGACGTGATCGTGGCCAGCATTCAGACCCTGGCCTCCGAGCGGCGCCGGCGCCGCATCGACAACATCGGCATGGTCATCGTGGACGAGTGCCACCACGCCGCCGCCCAGACCTACCGCGACGTCCTGGAGCACTTCGGCGCCTGGCGGGGGGTGCCGACCGCCGGGTTCACCGCGACCCTGGCCCGCGGCGACGGCGGCCTCGGCGACGTCTGGAGCGAAGTCGTCTACCAGCTCGACATCCTCGACCTGATCGAAGCCGGGCACCTGGTCGACGTCCGCGGGAAGCGCGTCGTCGTTCAGGGCCTCGACCTCGACCGTGTGAAGACCAGCGCCGGCGACCTCGTCGGCGGGCAGCTCGGCCAGGCCCTGGAGGACTCCAACGCCGCGGCCGTGGTCGCCCAGGCGTACCGCGAGCACGCCGCCGACCGGCCTGGCGTCATCTTCACGCCCACCGTTAGCAGCGCCCAGGTGATGGCCGAGGTGATGACCGAGGCCGGCATCCCGACCGGTGTGGTGTGGGGCGAGATGCCCCGCGAGGACCGCCGCGCCACGCTCGCGCGGTACGCCGCCGGCCACCTCCAGGCCGTCGCCAACTGCATGGTGCTCACCGAGGGCTTCGACGCGCCGCACACCAGCTGCGCCGTGATCGCCCGCCCGACCAAGTCGCCCGGGTTGTACGTGCAGATGGCCGGCCGGGCGCTCCGGCTCAGCCCCGAGACCGGCAAGCGCGACGCGCTGATCCTCGACGTGGTCGGCGCGAGCACCCGACACAAGCTCGCCAGCCTGGTCGACCTGTCCAGCGAGGCCGTCTCGGAGGTGCGCGAGGGCCAATCGCTGCGCGCCGCCGCCGAAATGGCCCGCGCCGTCACCCCGACGGTGCTGCCCGTGCTGCGCGTCGAGGACATCGACGTCTTCGGCGGCTCCCGGGTCCGCTGGCTGCGCACCTACAAGGGCACCTGGTTCATCCCGGCCGGCGAGCTGCTGCTGTACCTGATCCCCGACCACGCCGCGAGCGGCTACCGGCTGCGGAAGTGGTCGGACGGCCGCCACCTCACGCCGTCGCGCGACATCGCGTTCGACCTGGCGGACGCCATGCACTGGATGGAGGAGCACGCCCGGCGCGTCGTCAGCTCGGCGCTGCTCGCGCGCGCGGCCAGCTGGCGGTCCGGCCGGCCGACCGAACGTCAGCTCAAGTTCTGCCGGTTCCACCGCATCCCGGTCCCGCCCGGCTCGACGGCCGGCGACGTCTCCGACCTCCAGGACGTCCACCGCGCATCCGCCCGGCTCGACACGACCCTGGTCGGTGCGGCATGA
- a CDS encoding DUF927 domain-containing protein: MNTDAPLRAAAAELHEAGFCVLPIKADGSKAPAVSWMQYKMTRTTPEQHDTWFVGDRPRGIAVVYGAVSGGVELIEFEGLAIREGLLTEVTEIMEGSGLGELWAAITTGWVTESPSGGRHYRVRLDDGAAIPPNRKLASRLATEDEYTADERQRLAEHPNAKIVRVLIETRGEGGYGLVEPSSGAVHPSGKPYVRLAGGPATVPTIHPDVLDAIHSVCRMVCKLPVPETAKTAPRPAAPRPDGSLRPGDDFEARATWDEILRGIFRPTTTRGSTTYWGWADGIGGVKATTGRDEHDRLFVFATGSEFAPEVPYSKFGAYALLQHGGDHKAAARALAHAGYGSRHLSSVGAPSRPAPAAPGAAPSSSPDSADARPDEPDDDKGFGYDTTFGLPRSARTPFGYRVTGRGVEVLSTNAESWNRVTFAPLAVTATFEDPEGDQYVELSWIDRSLGRPRRISRIVSRETAKRGRKLIETLGAAGLPAVEGDARAVEKWLAEFEAENVDRIPSEQLARWLGWQDDGTFVSSPDDGIKVDVPFEEQRGPARAHTAKGTLDAWKATIGQLAGFPVPRVAVAAALAAPLLRPLGLNSFTLDISSRSTKGKTTALQCALSVWADPSEHASAMSNWRTTLYAIEKRLNLVRGIVTVFDETMAVTDDSLIDEVLYQLTMNHGKARSGGAFGNMLPWETILLSSGERPALSFTTSQGAGARILGTTIAPFGDGGGSAAAAAREGVLASYGHAGPEFVRYILSGLAQPKGQDALKQRHRQLVEEFRGDSDMTSRRAPMVAALALAETLACGIGLLPYESLSYDVWRGLFTAHNPTDNRPEMALDVLREYVAGHAHELYSNASRFMDEQRPPYAGWLGVLSSDQGVMKVALLPERVRRILADAGYSLDAVVGSWVDSGYLETLKSQRPAHLVPRRFDGARAKCLAFTTSGIGFGDQDNVA; this comes from the coding sequence GTGAACACTGACGCGCCCCTACGGGCTGCCGCCGCGGAGCTGCACGAGGCGGGCTTCTGCGTCCTCCCGATCAAGGCGGACGGCAGCAAGGCCCCCGCCGTGTCGTGGATGCAATACAAGATGACCCGCACCACCCCTGAGCAGCACGACACGTGGTTCGTCGGCGACCGGCCGCGCGGTATCGCGGTCGTCTACGGCGCCGTCTCCGGCGGAGTCGAGCTGATCGAGTTCGAGGGTCTGGCGATCCGCGAGGGGCTGCTCACCGAGGTCACCGAGATCATGGAGGGCTCCGGGCTCGGCGAGCTCTGGGCCGCGATCACCACCGGGTGGGTCACCGAGTCCCCCAGCGGCGGCCGGCACTACCGCGTGCGCCTCGATGACGGTGCGGCCATCCCCCCGAACCGCAAGCTCGCGTCACGCCTGGCGACGGAGGACGAATACACCGCGGACGAGCGGCAGCGGCTCGCCGAGCACCCCAACGCGAAGATCGTGCGCGTCCTCATCGAGACCCGGGGCGAGGGCGGCTACGGCCTCGTGGAGCCGTCCAGCGGCGCCGTGCACCCCTCCGGCAAGCCATACGTCCGGCTGGCCGGAGGCCCGGCGACCGTTCCCACCATTCACCCAGATGTCCTGGACGCCATCCACAGCGTCTGCCGCATGGTCTGCAAGCTACCCGTCCCCGAGACCGCGAAGACCGCGCCCCGCCCAGCCGCGCCGCGCCCGGACGGCAGCCTCCGGCCCGGTGACGACTTCGAGGCCCGGGCGACCTGGGACGAGATCCTGCGCGGCATCTTCCGCCCGACGACGACCCGCGGCAGCACGACGTACTGGGGGTGGGCGGACGGCATCGGCGGGGTGAAGGCCACGACCGGCCGTGACGAGCACGACCGGTTGTTCGTCTTCGCCACCGGCTCCGAGTTCGCGCCGGAGGTGCCCTACTCGAAGTTCGGCGCCTACGCCCTTTTGCAGCACGGAGGCGACCACAAGGCCGCCGCCCGCGCCCTGGCGCACGCCGGGTACGGCAGCCGCCACCTGTCCTCGGTCGGCGCGCCCTCGCGCCCCGCCCCGGCCGCACCCGGCGCCGCCCCCAGCTCGTCCCCGGACTCAGCGGACGCCCGCCCCGATGAGCCGGACGACGACAAGGGCTTCGGCTACGACACCACGTTTGGCCTGCCCCGCTCCGCCCGGACCCCGTTCGGGTACCGCGTCACCGGCCGCGGCGTCGAGGTGCTGAGCACGAACGCCGAGAGCTGGAACCGGGTGACCTTCGCGCCCCTCGCCGTGACCGCGACTTTCGAGGATCCCGAGGGTGACCAGTACGTCGAGCTGTCCTGGATCGACCGCAGCCTCGGCCGGCCGCGCCGCATCTCGCGCATCGTCAGCCGCGAGACGGCCAAACGTGGCCGGAAGCTGATCGAGACCCTGGGCGCGGCTGGGCTCCCAGCTGTCGAGGGCGATGCTCGGGCCGTCGAGAAGTGGCTGGCCGAGTTCGAGGCCGAGAACGTAGACCGCATCCCGTCCGAGCAGCTGGCCCGGTGGCTGGGCTGGCAGGACGACGGCACGTTCGTGTCGTCCCCTGATGACGGCATCAAGGTCGACGTGCCGTTCGAAGAACAGCGGGGGCCCGCCCGCGCGCACACCGCGAAGGGGACCCTGGACGCCTGGAAGGCGACCATCGGGCAGCTGGCCGGGTTCCCGGTGCCGCGGGTCGCTGTGGCCGCTGCGCTCGCCGCGCCGCTGCTGCGCCCGCTCGGCCTCAACTCGTTCACGCTGGACATCTCCAGTCGCTCGACCAAAGGCAAGACGACCGCGCTCCAGTGCGCGCTCAGCGTGTGGGCGGACCCGTCCGAGCATGCCTCGGCGATGTCCAACTGGAGGACGACGCTCTACGCAATCGAGAAGCGGCTGAACCTGGTCCGGGGCATCGTCACGGTCTTCGACGAGACGATGGCCGTCACGGACGACAGCCTCATCGATGAGGTGCTGTACCAGCTGACGATGAACCACGGCAAAGCCCGGTCGGGCGGAGCCTTCGGCAACATGCTGCCCTGGGAGACCATCCTTCTGTCGTCCGGCGAGCGGCCAGCGCTGTCCTTCACGACCAGCCAGGGAGCGGGCGCCCGCATCCTCGGCACCACCATCGCCCCCTTCGGCGACGGCGGCGGCAGCGCGGCGGCTGCGGCCCGTGAGGGCGTGCTGGCCAGCTACGGGCACGCGGGACCCGAGTTCGTTCGGTACATCCTCAGTGGCCTCGCCCAGCCGAAGGGCCAGGACGCGCTCAAGCAGCGCCACCGCCAGCTCGTCGAGGAGTTCCGCGGCGACAGCGACATGACCAGCCGGCGGGCGCCGATGGTCGCCGCCCTGGCGCTCGCTGAGACCCTGGCGTGCGGTATCGGACTGCTGCCCTACGAGTCCCTGTCCTACGACGTGTGGCGCGGCCTATTCACCGCCCACAACCCCACTGACAACCGGCCTGAGATGGCGCTGGACGTTCTGCGCGAGTATGTCGCGGGCCACGCGCACGAGCTGTACTCCAACGCCAGCCGGTTCATGGACGAGCAGCGCCCGCCCTACGCCGGGTGGCTCGGAGTCCTGTCGAGCGACCAGGGCGTCATGAAGGTGGCCCTGCTGCCCGAGCGCGTGCGCCGGATCCTCGCGGACGCCGGGTACTCCCTTGACGCGGTAGTCGGCAGCTGGGTCGACTCCGGGTACCTGGAGACGCTCAAGAGCCAGCGGCCCGCGCATTTGGTTCCTCGCCGCTTCGACGGCGCCCGCGCGAAGTGCCTCGCCTTCACCACGTCGGGCATCGGCTTCGGGGATCAGGACAACGTCGCATGA
- a CDS encoding helix-turn-helix domain-containing protein has product MPKIRIQDERLTRAAAAHGDHTNYAIAKRTGLSQDTVGRLRKGAAAPSATSLVTLAQTYGIPMEELVENQTAEVAAPVKDPA; this is encoded by the coding sequence ATGCCCAAGATCCGAATCCAGGACGAACGACTTACCCGGGCCGCCGCCGCGCACGGCGACCACACCAACTACGCCATCGCCAAGCGGACCGGCCTCTCGCAAGACACCGTCGGTCGTCTCCGCAAGGGGGCCGCCGCGCCCTCGGCCACCTCGCTCGTGACGCTCGCCCAGACGTACGGCATCCCCATGGAGGAACTGGTCGAGAACCAGACCGCCGAGGTCGCCGCGCCGGTCAAGGACCCGGCGTGA
- a CDS encoding site-specific integrase yields the protein MASSRRAGGVTKRCECREGGRTGRRLGDACPLLSKSSHGTYAVAQELPRDDEGKRRTFRRTGYAKVKDANADLARIQSILELGEEDESDLRRIGDFLAGLMRDRADIPPPAAVAAKLGVGIPLDGKMTVGQWLTRWLANKKTRGTTTASYRSHVTYHLIPRIGHIRLDRLGVAHLDVLFADIAEAAETIAAENAARREQEARCRWDKPGRPPATAREQLAKERAKLAEMKPYRKVTGLGTLHAIRRTLRTALNAAIGQKLITFNAAAHVELTSHRRPQGLLWTAARVQRWRETGEVPSPVMVWPPALLGQFLDAAVDDRLYAFFHLMTHHGLRRGEAVGQDWAGVDWKMGTIAVQKEIVLDGGRPIETAPKTAGSQDFVQVDVETLAILREHREYQLAERDAWNTRAAELREKGEKAEDWVDTGKMFSAPDGRWLHPDVVSSAFVRIRDATGLPPVTLRDTRHGAAGLVKAGGGDMDDAKKKLRHSTIVLTIDTYMPLWAEYDAELAERSAAAVPRARRRARPAPAPAE from the coding sequence ATGGCAAGCTCGCGCCGCGCAGGTGGCGTTACGAAGCGCTGTGAGTGCCGCGAGGGCGGGCGCACAGGGCGCCGCCTCGGCGACGCCTGCCCGCTGCTCAGCAAGAGCAGTCACGGCACCTACGCCGTCGCCCAGGAGCTGCCGCGTGACGACGAGGGGAAGCGGCGCACCTTCCGACGCACCGGCTACGCCAAGGTGAAGGACGCGAACGCCGACCTCGCCCGCATCCAGTCCATCCTCGAACTCGGCGAGGAAGACGAGTCCGACCTGCGCCGCATCGGCGATTTCCTGGCGGGCCTCATGCGCGACCGAGCCGACATCCCCCCGCCGGCCGCCGTCGCGGCCAAGCTCGGGGTGGGCATCCCGCTCGACGGCAAGATGACCGTGGGACAGTGGCTCACCCGGTGGCTCGCCAACAAGAAGACCCGCGGCACGACGACCGCGAGCTACCGCAGCCACGTCACCTACCACCTGATCCCCCGCATCGGCCACATCCGCCTCGACCGCCTGGGCGTCGCCCACCTCGACGTGCTCTTCGCCGACATCGCCGAGGCCGCCGAGACGATCGCGGCCGAAAACGCCGCCCGGCGCGAGCAGGAAGCGCGCTGCCGCTGGGACAAGCCTGGCCGGCCGCCGGCCACTGCGCGCGAGCAGCTGGCGAAGGAACGCGCCAAGCTCGCCGAGATGAAGCCGTACCGGAAGGTCACCGGACTTGGGACGCTGCACGCGATCCGGCGCACGCTGCGCACCGCCCTGAACGCCGCGATCGGCCAGAAGCTGATCACCTTCAACGCCGCTGCCCACGTGGAGCTGACATCCCACCGGCGCCCCCAGGGCCTGCTCTGGACCGCGGCCCGGGTGCAGCGCTGGCGCGAGACTGGCGAGGTGCCGTCCCCGGTGATGGTCTGGCCGCCGGCGCTGCTCGGCCAGTTCCTGGACGCCGCGGTCGACGACCGGCTCTACGCCTTCTTCCACCTGATGACCCACCACGGCCTTCGTCGCGGCGAGGCTGTTGGTCAGGACTGGGCGGGCGTCGACTGGAAGATGGGCACCATCGCCGTGCAGAAGGAGATCGTCCTCGACGGCGGGCGGCCGATCGAGACAGCCCCGAAGACAGCCGGGTCGCAGGACTTCGTCCAGGTCGACGTCGAGACCCTGGCCATCCTGCGCGAGCACCGCGAGTACCAGCTGGCCGAGCGGGACGCCTGGAACACACGCGCGGCCGAGCTGCGCGAGAAGGGCGAGAAGGCCGAGGACTGGGTGGACACCGGCAAGATGTTCAGCGCTCCGGATGGCCGCTGGCTGCACCCGGACGTCGTCTCCAGCGCCTTCGTCCGCATCCGCGACGCGACCGGCCTGCCGCCCGTCACGCTGCGGGACACCCGACACGGCGCGGCCGGACTGGTCAAGGCCGGCGGCGGGGACATGGACGACGCGAAGAAGAAGCTGCGCCACTCCACGATCGTGCTGACCATCGACACCTACATGCCGCTGTGGGCCGAGTACGACGCCGAGCTGGCGGAGCGCTCGGCTGCCGCCGTCCCGCGCGCACGAAGGCGGGCCCGCCCGGCGCCGGCGCCTGCCGAGTGA
- a CDS encoding helix-turn-helix domain-containing protein: MTDTKEPVPPTQAERFGQFAMAAAREAGYDVDSPRGGGRKAIAERSGMGQTAVGRMLAGRAIPDPKFFPGLASALDIDLRTLLIRSGLAPEKMLPVIAPPPSRSKPTLDQLAREVGIYSERGTQLFKDLVNGILAQEPKESGKNPGSGAA, from the coding sequence ATGACCGACACGAAGGAGCCCGTCCCCCCCACGCAAGCGGAGCGGTTCGGCCAGTTCGCGATGGCTGCGGCACGTGAGGCCGGCTACGACGTCGACTCTCCGCGCGGCGGCGGACGGAAGGCCATCGCGGAGAGATCCGGCATGGGTCAGACGGCCGTAGGGCGGATGCTGGCCGGGCGCGCCATCCCTGACCCCAAGTTCTTTCCAGGGCTCGCCTCTGCCCTGGATATCGACCTGCGGACACTCCTCATTCGCTCTGGGTTGGCGCCAGAGAAAATGCTTCCCGTCATAGCTCCCCCGCCTTCTCGGTCAAAACCCACTTTGGATCAATTGGCGAGGGAAGTAGGCATTTACAGTGAGCGCGGCACTCAGCTTTTTAAAGACTTGGTGAATGGAATTCTCGCGCAGGAACCGAAGGAGAGCGGCAAGAATCCGGGGAGTGGTGCCGCATGA
- a CDS encoding SIR2 family protein codes for MNLAFAVRATPGGYAVLLGAGASIAAGMPSAWDVQQDLIRKVAATEGATGIGDPHAWYQQRFDRTATYDDLLARLAGTPLERQALLHAYFEPTQEDREEGRKRPTAAHQAIARLVAAGHVRIVLTTNFDRLMETALREVGIEPTVVADPADAVGLAPLHAIKCLVVHVHGDYLNPTSMLNTPEELLEYAPAVDKILDQIFADYGLVISGWSATWDPALRNALSRCPARIFTSYWIDPREPSEHARDLITRRSAVYVQADADTFFGRVADAVDAIAATNRQHPASVAIAVATAKRALAGTGQAIALHDTLRREVSRMAALPVRTAGPWHVADTQAEHGRRLGVLEAEAELLLNLVATTAYWGNNETDRWWMREIEQLGSPVSAGGDSALLDLARAPATMVIYSAGIAALAAERWDTLVRVLSEPQAQNVYSGKVLAAAALLGPQQTIGLGTASERLHGQLRPVFTEHLVLSDSAYIDAWERFEFLRLIVQQDAGLGLDWPYIRKTGFLNEYRPAPAGWLKKELDQHGDLHPLLQNGFLAGNPRRFLAAKEATEVEYNRLATQMRWG; via the coding sequence GTGAATCTCGCCTTCGCCGTCCGGGCCACCCCGGGCGGCTACGCCGTCCTGCTCGGGGCTGGCGCCTCGATCGCGGCGGGCATGCCGTCGGCGTGGGACGTCCAGCAGGATCTGATCAGGAAGGTGGCGGCTACGGAAGGCGCCACAGGTATCGGCGACCCGCACGCCTGGTATCAGCAGCGCTTCGACCGCACGGCCACCTACGACGACCTCTTGGCCCGACTCGCGGGTACCCCGCTCGAGCGGCAGGCGTTGTTGCATGCCTACTTCGAGCCCACTCAGGAGGACCGCGAGGAAGGTCGGAAGCGGCCCACCGCTGCGCACCAGGCGATCGCCCGCTTGGTCGCCGCCGGGCACGTACGTATCGTGCTGACGACGAACTTCGATCGCCTAATGGAGACCGCGTTGAGAGAGGTGGGCATTGAGCCCACCGTAGTTGCCGACCCGGCTGACGCTGTCGGACTTGCCCCACTGCATGCCATTAAATGTTTGGTCGTCCACGTGCACGGCGACTATCTGAATCCCACGAGCATGCTCAATACCCCCGAGGAGCTGCTAGAGTATGCGCCCGCCGTGGACAAAATCCTCGACCAGATCTTCGCGGACTACGGGCTCGTCATCTCCGGCTGGTCCGCTACGTGGGATCCCGCGCTGCGCAACGCTCTATCCCGTTGCCCTGCCCGGATATTCACCTCCTATTGGATCGACCCGCGTGAACCATCGGAGCACGCCCGGGATCTGATCACCCGACGGAGCGCCGTGTACGTTCAGGCCGATGCCGACACTTTCTTCGGCCGAGTAGCCGATGCCGTGGACGCAATCGCTGCCACGAATCGCCAGCATCCGGCGAGCGTCGCCATCGCCGTTGCTACCGCCAAGCGCGCCCTGGCCGGGACCGGACAGGCTATTGCACTGCACGACACGCTGCGCCGCGAAGTCAGCCGCATGGCGGCTCTCCCCGTACGAACTGCTGGCCCCTGGCATGTCGCCGACACCCAAGCCGAGCACGGCCGCCGGCTGGGTGTGCTGGAGGCCGAGGCGGAACTGTTGCTCAACCTGGTCGCTACGACGGCCTACTGGGGCAACAACGAGACCGACCGCTGGTGGATGCGCGAGATCGAGCAACTCGGCTCCCCCGTCAGCGCGGGCGGCGACTCCGCACTGCTCGATCTCGCGCGAGCCCCCGCAACCATGGTGATCTATTCGGCAGGGATTGCCGCCCTCGCTGCCGAACGCTGGGACACCTTGGTTCGTGTGCTTAGCGAACCTCAGGCTCAGAATGTATACAGCGGGAAGGTACTGGCCGCAGCTGCGCTTCTTGGCCCGCAACAGACGATCGGGCTCGGTACAGCCTCTGAACGCCTCCACGGACAGCTCCGCCCCGTGTTCACGGAACACCTCGTCCTCAGCGACTCGGCGTACATCGACGCATGGGAGCGCTTTGAGTTCCTGCGCCTGATCGTGCAGCAGGATGCCGGTCTGGGATTGGACTGGCCCTATATCCGCAAGACAGGTTTCCTGAACGAGTACCGGCCGGCCCCCGCAGGCTGGCTCAAGAAGGAATTGGACCAGCACGGAGACTTGCACCCCTTGCTTCAAAACGGGTTCCTGGCTGGCAACCCTCGACGTTTTCTTGCGGCGAAGGAAGCAACGGAAGTCGAGTACAACAGGTTGGCGACTCAGATGCGCTGGGGGTGA
- a CDS encoding NUDIX hydrolase yields the protein MQWKIHGERPIYENPWVNVWLVDVEQPDGKRWEHHVLKLRHLAVAAVVNSEKQVLMMWRHRFITDSWAWELPMGLVEAGETPAEAAAREVMEETGWRTSEMTPLIYAQPANGITDSEHFVFRADAVEYVGPPTELNESDRLEWIPLSKLRGMIDHREIVSSGTLVGVLYLLLDEAGL from the coding sequence ATGCAGTGGAAGATCCACGGGGAACGTCCGATCTACGAGAACCCCTGGGTGAACGTGTGGTTGGTCGACGTCGAGCAGCCGGACGGGAAGCGGTGGGAGCACCACGTGCTCAAGCTGCGGCATCTGGCTGTGGCAGCCGTGGTGAACAGTGAGAAGCAGGTGCTGATGATGTGGCGGCACCGCTTCATCACGGACTCCTGGGCCTGGGAACTGCCCATGGGCCTGGTCGAGGCCGGCGAGACTCCGGCCGAGGCTGCCGCACGCGAAGTGATGGAGGAGACCGGTTGGCGCACAAGCGAGATGACGCCGCTGATCTACGCCCAGCCGGCCAACGGGATCACCGACTCGGAGCACTTCGTCTTCCGTGCCGACGCGGTGGAGTACGTGGGTCCTCCTACCGAACTCAACGAGTCGGACCGGCTTGAGTGGATCCCGCTGTCCAAGTTGCGCGGCATGATCGACCACCGCGAAATCGTCAGCAGCGGGACCCTCGTGGGAGTCCTCTACCTGCTGCTGGACGAGGCGGGACTCTAG